The proteins below are encoded in one region of Methanofollis aquaemaris:
- a CDS encoding DUF1616 domain-containing protein: MSEEQPAMPVILEALDPKHTPKDLIFIALWTLATIPAIYLPLTHGTFIQVIFGLPMVLFIPGYALIAALFPEKDDIDGIERVALSFGLSIAVVPLIGLALNYTPWGIRLEPILISLIAFTLAMLIAAHWRRALLPADRRFVVPFREMASEAKAELFPEEQSQLDRALSVILVLAILAAVVTTVYVIVVPKEGEHFTEFYILGAGGKAADYPTTFSAGSEQSLIIGIGNHEYREVPYTVEVLLTNQTFNEATNTSQINAMERLDQFTVTVPHNETVERPYNFTVTNTEMNRLQFLLFNETVPSDAVWNKDRINASYRDLHLWITVRPTAR, from the coding sequence ATGAGTGAAGAACAGCCAGCGATGCCCGTGATCCTTGAAGCACTCGATCCAAAGCACACCCCAAAAGATCTCATCTTCATCGCCCTCTGGACACTCGCGACCATCCCTGCGATCTACCTCCCGCTTACCCACGGGACATTCATCCAGGTGATCTTCGGCCTTCCCATGGTCCTCTTCATCCCGGGCTATGCCCTTATCGCCGCACTCTTCCCTGAAAAAGACGACATCGACGGCATCGAACGGGTCGCCCTCTCTTTCGGACTTTCGATCGCGGTCGTCCCCCTCATCGGGCTCGCGCTCAACTACACCCCATGGGGGATCAGACTTGAACCCATCCTCATCTCTCTCATCGCCTTCACCCTCGCGATGCTCATCGCCGCCCACTGGCGGCGGGCGCTCCTCCCGGCCGATCGGCGTTTTGTCGTTCCGTTCAGGGAGATGGCCTCCGAGGCAAAGGCCGAACTCTTCCCTGAAGAACAGTCACAACTCGACCGCGCCCTCTCGGTAATCCTGGTCCTCGCCATCCTCGCGGCGGTGGTGACGACTGTCTACGTCATCGTCGTCCCAAAAGAAGGCGAACACTTCACCGAGTTTTACATCCTCGGCGCCGGTGGGAAGGCCGCCGACTACCCGACCACCTTCTCCGCCGGGAGCGAACAGTCCCTCATCATCGGCATCGGGAACCATGAGTACCGGGAAGTGCCCTATACCGTGGAGGTGCTGCTCACCAACCAGACCTTCAACGAAGCCACCAACACCTCACAGATCAACGCCATGGAACGACTCGACCAGTTCACCGTGACGGTGCCGCACAACGAGACTGTCGAACGCCCGTACAACTTCACCGTCACCAATACCGAGATGAACCGCCTCCAGTTCCTCCTCTTCAACGAGACGGTGCCCTCAGATGCAGTCTGGAATAAGGACCGGATCAACGCGAGTTACCGGGATCTCCACCTCTGGATCACGGTCAGGCCGACGGCCCGATGA